GATGCACACCGGGTTCGACGCCCAATCCCACAACTGGCGATGGCGAGCCGATCACCGCCTTGCCAGCCGCGAGCGCTTCCAGAACTTTGTTCTGCACGCCACGAGCAATCGACAGCGGCACTACGGCCACGGTGGCACGATGAAGATACGGACGGACATCCGGCACGGTTCCGACGACGTGAATTCCCGGCTGTTGTTCGAGGTTCCGAATCGCGGCGGTTGGTTCTCGCCCGACAATCTCGAATGTGGCCTCTGGATACCGTTCAAGAACCGAAGGCCAAACGTGATCGGCAAACCACAAGCAACCGGCAACGTTCGGTCGATAATCCATCGCCCCGACAAACACACACCGTTGCGGCTCCGATTTCAATTGTGGAGTGAAAAAATCGACATCCACACCGTTTGGTACCGCATGAGCATTCGCCATCGGTGCCATCTCGGTGAGCAAGTTCGCTTCGGGCGTGCTCACTACGGTCACGCTCTTAGCCCAACCGCATACGTCTTGCTCAACTCGCCGTAGCCGAGTGGCCTCGCGTGTGTACAACCACTTTTTAATGCCGACCGATTCACTGGCGTAGTCTTGCCACTTCACACTATCGACGTCGATGAAATCCATTACACAGGGCACAGCCGATCGGTGCAACGCCCTTAGATACGGAGACAACGCCGACGACGAAGCCAACGCGGCATCGAACACCGTTTCCGCTTGCCAACGCCGGAGGACTTCATGCAGTTTTGGTTCATGAAACATTCCCTCGGTCACAGTACGACCCACCAGAAACGAACTCGCTCCCCGCAACCAACGCCGTTTCGATGCGACTGGGACAATCGCGACGCGTTCGCACAAACGATCCAACTCGGCACGGGTCTCGTCCGACGGCGGTTCATCGGCCAGGCACGCCAGATGAATCCGATGGTCTTTCGCGAGATGTCGCAACAGATGGTAGGTGCGAATCCGGTCACCACGGTTGGGCGGGTAGGGCACTCGATGCGTCATGTAGAGCAGATCAGCCACGATATAACCCCTTCGAGCAATAGACAGGAACTTGCTCGGCAGCGACATCGGCGAGCACATCGGAAATAGTCGTGAATTCAAAGCGTTCGAGCAGTCGCTCTAACCGATGTTCTGTCGCGTTCAAATTGCGGTAATGACGAATTCGTGTGAGTAGTCTTGCCGGCAAACGGGGTTGGTCAGGATCGAGTTCCCAAGGATGCACATAAACACCGAACACCCGCTGATGACGATTCTCGATCGAGTGAAGCCCTCGCTCCGTCACCCACCGTGGAAACAATCGCAGATACCCCCCGCCACCCACCGGGAGTTTGAACCGTCCCCACGAACAGCATGTTCCCGGAAACTCCCAAAGCATGCCGGCATCGGTTTGAATGCGATGCGGCACAAGATCAGCTCGCGGTATGCCGTAGCGATCATGACGGATGGGATAGATACTTGCGTCGATCGTGAACCCTTCTTCCGCAAGAGTCTCCAAAGCCCATAGCGAACGATCGGTAATCGAAAAACTCGGTGCCCGATAAGAGACAATCGGCTCGCCCGTGATCTCCGCGAGAATGTCACGTCCTCGTCGTAAATCGTCACGGAACTCGTCGGGGGAAAGCTCGTAGACGATTTGATGGGCGTAGCTGTGACAACCGATTTCGTGTCCGGCGGCTTGGATGTCTCGCACCAACTCGGGATGGCGTTCGGCAACCCAACCCAGAATGAAAAATGTTCCGCGGACCGCATGTCGTTCGAGCAAACTCAACACTCGCTGGGTGTTCTCGACAACTCGACTTGGATAACTTGCCCAGTCACCAAACGGTACCGTTTTCGCGAAACCCGATACCTGGTAATAATCCTCGACATCCACCGTGAAGGCGTGCCGGCGTCGAGTTTGCGTGGCGGCCAGAATTGGCATAAGAAATCAAACCAAAGTAGAACTATCGAACACGAGAAACGACCCACCCAGCGAACGAAGCGGCCTAGGATGTCAAAATTCCACCGAGGACCGGAACATTGAGTTGGTTCAATTTCTCAACGGCTTTTTCGACGTCCGGCAAACGGGCTTGATCCCGTCGAACCGGGAGCACAACTCCATCGCCCAGTTCACACAGCAACGCGGTTTCGCTGGACGTTCCGAATGCGGAAGCTTTGAGAATGACCAGTTTGAATCGCCGGCCAAGCTCCGTGACGACTGTCCGCGATGTCGACGTCACAAGTCGCTCGTGAGCCTGGGAATCAACATGACCGACGGGAATCCACGTCAGGTTTTCCGCAACGTCTTCGCCGACGTTCGGCACTGAAACTTCCCCGCGAAGCAGTTCCGCGAAACCGTCCACGGCGACCTTGGCAGGCTGAATCCGATGACGGGCATGAGCCAGGTCACAATCGACGATTGCTGTTGGCACTCCCGCCCGTGCGAACGCCGCAGCCAATCCGAACGCCACGTTGGCCGCGTCGTCATCTTCCGACGTTCCAGCGACAACCACCGTGTTCAGCGATTGCGAATCCCGTGTCCGCTGGAGGACGGCCCGGATGGTATCGACTTCGCTATTTCGTATGCTCTCCTGCGGTGAGTCGATGCATTGGGAAAGCGTCTTCGCATCGAGTTGCCCTAACATCGGCATTCCGGTTCGCTGTGTCACTTCCTCGCTGGTCGCAACCCGTTGGGCGAGTAACTCCGGTCCCAAGAACCCCAACGCCGTCAGCCCCAAGACACCGACGAAGGCCAACAGACTCAGCTTCTGCTTCTTGCCAGCGTCGAGAATTTCCGGCGGTTCGGCCGGTTGGAGAACTTCAATCCGCGGCGGCGATTGCAGTTCCACACGCAGAGTTTCGATTTCCTCCGCGACGCGGTCTGCCACATCGGTGATCTGTTTCATGTCCGTTTGCATGGACTCCAGCTCATACGACTTCGTGCCCAAGTCCTCGATGAGCTTCGCGTGTTTCTCGACCTCCTCACGCAGGACCTGCTCTTGCCGCACCAGCACTTCGAGCCGAGAAAGTTCGGGGTCAAACTCGGTGGCTAATGCGGGATTGCCGTCAACAGCGTTCGTACGCTTTCGATACGTCAGGAGCTCGATCCGCTTCTTGAGCGCCAGTTCGAGATCGCGAAGTTCTTTTCGATAGGCGACCAAGTGCGGGTGGTTTCGATCAGCGACAATATCTTCATAACGGGAAATGACGCCACGAATCTCCACGACGCGTTTCGCCATCATTTGCACGTCGATGTCGTCCGCGGCGGCCGCTTGAATGGCAATGACGTTCGCTTTTGTGGTGGAATCGTCATCGCCGTCCGTCGCTTGCACAGCGATGTGCATATTGGCGGCTGCGGACGCTTTCACTTGTTCACGCATGAGTTCCGCGCGGATGGCGGCATGTTCCTGCCGGAGTTCGGCAAAGTATTCCTCGGCCATTTGCTGTTTCACTGTCAACGCTCTGGAATCGCCGGTGCCCAACTTCTCGGCCAACTCCTTGGCACGGGCTCGTTCCTTCTTCGCGTTGCGGTTGGTTTCCTCGAAGATGCGTTCGAGTTTGGCCAGCCGAGCCGCTCGCTGTTGCCGATCAACGTTCACCACATTCGTGAAAAAGCTATCGGTGACGGCGTTCACGACGTTCGCCAGCATCTCGGGATCTTGTCCCGACATGGAAACCTTGAGGAACTCCGGGCTATCGTCGGTCGAAACCCAGACCTTCTCACGCAACCATTCCACCGGAAATTGCTTTTTTTGAATGGCTGGAAGTCCGCCGATGGCCGGGTTTTCGAGAACGCCCATCATGACTCGCTTGCTTTTCAACAGCGAGATTTGGGTTTGACGATAGGTGTCGAAGTCCGCCGGTTGTTCGGCGGTATTGAACACCATTCGCGGTTCGACCGATGAAACCTTGAGGATCGCGGTGGCGGTAAAACTGACGGGGTACAACTTCCACACCGCCGCTGCCACCATCAATGCCAACGGGACGCCCACGACAAGAATCGGCCACCAACGCCGTCGGACCGCATGCCAAACCCGCATCGGATTGAGCATGGCGTTTTCATCGGTGTCTTTGGCCGTTTGCGGTCGCGGTCGACTGGTTCCTCGGGAGGCTGTCGGTCTGGATGCTTGTCGTGCAGCGGAAGAATTCGGCGTCGGCAAGTCGGTCATGCCAATTCCCAAAAGACAATTCGGTATCACAGTGTCGGAAGAAGACACCGAAAGTCTACTTGGTGCAAAAACGCCGCGAACAAGTTCCTAGCGATTTGCTGTCGATTCGACCGTTGAAAACCCACAACATGACCGAACAACACGAAGCGCGTGGTTTGCCGATCCTCAGAGTTTGGTACCGCGAGGCTGCGGACTTACTGATCGGCGTATTGAGCTTCGGCGGGTGTCGTCTGCGGAGTGGGCAACTCACCACGGGAAACGAAATACCAGACGCCCCCAATCGCCGCGACGCAGATTGTGACGATGCGATAGGCAATCCCCGAGAGAAAACCGATACTATCGGTCGAACCCGCAAGACCGTAAAGATAGGCCATCGCCCCTTCCATTGCCCCCACACCACCCGGCAGCGGGATGATCACCCCCACCAATTGTGCCGGTGGCGACAACTGCAAATGCATCGCGAAACTCGGAATCATGTCGATACCTTGAACCGATGCCGCCGCGAGATAGACCGAGGCAATCGTCACCACATGCGCAAAGCAACTCAGCAGAATCACTAAGATCACGACCTTCCATCGAGCCTGATAAAGCCGAACCGCATTGATGACGCCGCCGAACAGCCTGCCAATCTTGGGCAGTTCAACCAAACGCCGCACCCAGATGTCGTGTGTCGTCCAGGGGTGTAGAATCAGCAAAATCCCAACACTCAACCCGATTCCCACCCAAACGATCGTGTTTGCGATGTACTTGAACTGCGGATGGTCGCGAAGCGGTGTGGCCATACTCATGGCCGCTGCGCCCACGATCAGCAAGCCGACTAACCCGACAATTCGGTCAAGCAGTACGGTCGCCAACGCGACTAATCGGCGTTCGGGCTGCTGTTTCACCAGTAGAGAGGCTTTGACGACATCTCCGCCGACCGCCCCCGGGGCAATGTAGTTAAAGACGTAGCCGATAAACCCCAATCGAATGGCATCACGCCAGGAAAAGGGGAGATCCTGAGCCCAAACAAGAAGAAACCAGCGGGAGTAAGTCACCACCTGGGCGAAAAAGCACAGCCCGATTGCCCCAAGGAAGCCCCAAGGGTTCACACGTGACCACTCGAATTGGCGAAAACTCTCGCCGTGTTTCGTGAAGAGGAATCCGAGAATTCCGACCGCAACGAGCCATTTCAGCCAATTTTGGTTCTTGCTGATCCATTGGCCACAAAAACGCATGAATCGCAAATCGGTCGTCCGAAGAAATGTGATGATGGGGTGGAATCACGGACGCACACCGTATCGGATTGCCGAAAAACCCGCAATCCCAACGTATGCCCTCCAATCATCCCAGCCTCACGAGACCAACACGATCGTAAACGATGCGGGCAACGCAACCCGAGTCCGGTCAAAGCCTTACGAAACCTTAGTTGTGGGACTCAGAATGCCGGTGAATTCGCTTGAGAAATCCGCTAACAGCGGGTATATTTCGTCTGACTCGCAAGCCCCATCATCATCCAATGATGGTGCTCGCGACGAACAAGTTGGAATGGATTCCAACCCACAGGCATCAAATTCACGCCACAATTCGGGGAGTTCAAGGATGAGCCACCTCAAACTGTATCGTCCGTCGATCAATCGCGAAGTGACCCTCCGTTTCGACGAACCGGAACGGGATGTTATTCGGTTTCCGAAGTTCTCGCGACGCTCTGTCGGTTCGTCGGGGATGAGTATCCTCAGTCGAGCACGCACGCTCCACGAAAACCGCACCTGCCCAGAATGCGGTCACTGTGTTGTCGAACCAGTGGAACTCGATGACGCAGTCGTCAACTGCAATGGAATGCCGATTCCCGGCACTGCCACCTTGGTCGGTTTTCACTGCGTCCGCTGCGAAAGCGAATGGCCCGTCTAGATCGCGTTGGGCGACGAAACTGAATCACGCCGGACATTTTTCGCGCCCGCCGGTGTGATCTTCAGTTGTAACACGTTGAGACTCACGGCCTGAATCCCTCCCGATCTGGTCGCATTCCAACGCCGCCGTTGGTACTCTGTTGTCGTGCAAAACCACGATTGAGAACCAACCGGCGGAGGATACGGATGCGATTCAATGGGGGAGTTTGGGTAGCCGTTGTCGTTGCGACGACAACACTCCAAGGCAGTGATTGGCCGCAAATTCTCGGCCCAAACCGGGATGGAGTGGTCCCAGGAGAAACCATCACCAACGGATGGCCCGCTGACGGTCCGCCAGTCCTCTGGGAACGGCCGGTTGGTACGGGTTTCGCCGGGATTGCAGTCTCCGACGACATCGCGATCCTTTTCCATCGTGTTGCCGGCAAAGAGCGGATCGAAGCCATGAACACGGCGTCTGGTCGTGTACTTTGGACCTCCGACGCCCCCGCCACGTTCCAGCCGTCGTATACAAGCGACAACGGCCCCCGAGCCGTTCCGCTCATCCACAACAATCACGTCTACACATACGGTGCCATGGGCACGCTTCGTTGCGTGACGTTGTCCGATGGCAAAACCGTCTGGTCTCGTGAGACATTCGACGAGTACAACTCCAAACGCACCCGACGCGGCGAACCGCCTGAAGGTTATTTCGGTCTCGGCAGCACACCGATTGTTGCCGACAACAAACTGCTTGTGAATGTCGGCGGTGACGACGCTAACGCGGGAATTGTGGCATTTGATCTCAAGACGGGCAAAACCGTGTGGAAGAATACCGCCACGCGGGCGAGTTATTCCTCACCGACCGCCGTCACACTGCATGGCCAACCAAGAGTTGTATTTGCGACTCGATTCGAGGTGCTTGCGATTGATCCTCGCAATGGCCAAGTCGCCTGGCAATTCCCGTTCGGCGAACCGGGACCGAATGTGACGGCCGCCAACCCGTTGATCTTCGACGATCGACTCTTCATCTCCGCCAGTTACGGTTTCGGAGCCGTTTATGCGAAAGTCTCTCCGAACAGCGTCGAAGAACTCTGGCGACGAGACGATTTGCTCTCCAGCCAATACACCACCAGTGTCCGACTACCGACAGAGACGGGGATTCATCTCATTGGAATCCACGGTCGGCAAGACATCGGTCGGGCGGCACTCCGGTGCGTTGATGTTAGCACGGAAAAAGTCCTGTGGGAGCAAACTGACTTTGGTTATGCGACCGTGCTCTTGATCAAGAACAAACTGCTGGCACTGAAGACGGATGGCGAACTCGTGCTGGCGGAAGTCAGTTCAGCTGGGTACCGCGAACTGGCGACAGCCCAGGTTCTCGATAGTACAACCCGAGCGTTGCCCGCATTGGTGGACGGCAAACTCTTCATTCGAGATACCAAAACCCTGAAGTGTTTGGACCTCAGCGGCAAGTGAATCCGCAAAAAAAAGATGCCAAGACTCAAGGAGCCTTGGCATCTTTCAAATTCAGAACCGTTGCAGCGATATTGAGTCGAGCAATTTTCGTCTCGTGGTAGTCAGTGTACAACGCCTGAGTCGCGTCGACCACTTTCACGGACGACTATCAGTCTACTCTTTGTTAGTGCCAGGCAACTTGCCAGCTTTGATCAGGTCGCCGAAAGTCTTGCCACTCTCACTTTTTTCGGACTCGATCTTCTTCAGAGCGTTTTTGATTTTGTCGGTATCGCTCACATTGGCCGCTCCCAAGGCTTTCCCCAAAGCTTTGCCGTAGTCATTGCGAACCTTCTTCTTGCGATTGTTCGCGGTCGGGTGGCAAACAGCACATCGAGCCTTGTCGATCGACGCTTTCAGGCCAGAGTACTCTTTCGTGAAGACTGCCAAATACTTAGGGCGTGCGTGAAGCTGAGATGCGTCAACCATCACGAACCCCAATGCGATGGCGAACGTGCCAATGGCGAACGAAAAGCGAGATGATTTCATGCGGGACTTCCTTGAGGAATAAAGGCCGGCGACGTTGCGGTTTTCCACTCCTGGAACTGCAGGAGCAGCAACCGCTGTATAATTCATCTTCCCAACGCGAAGCAAGACCACCCAAAACACTCGGGCGGTCTTGCAACTGTTGAATGTCGAAATCCGGATGCCATCCGACACCGAATTCCGAATTTCGTTCGATCGTGATTACTCGGCAGCGACAGGCAGTTTGCCGGCTTTGAGCAAATCGCCGAAGGTTTTGCCTTCAACTTCGCTGTCCATCTTTTCCACTTTGCCCAACGCTTCTTTCAAAGCATCGGCGTCTTTCTCGTTCTTCTTGGCCAAGCTTTTGCCCAGACCTTTGCCGTAAGCGTTCCAGCCTTTTTTGTCGAGTTTGCCGTCTTTTTTGGCGTGACAAACGAAGCAGTTCACTTTGTTTTCCTTCGCGACGTTTTCATATTCCGTCTTGAAGGCTTTGAGGTATTGCGGACGAGCTTCGCTGGTGGATGGGCTCAGCAAGAAAGCTCCGGCGACCGCCAGAACAGGTACCAAATTCAGCATTCCACGCATCATGTTCCTCCCAAGTGTTCAAAGAAATTTACACATCCCCGTAGTTCGACTCAGACCAACACTCCACAGAGTCACACGATCCAACATGCGATCCATTTTCCGAAATCGACGTCTTCGACGAATCCATTGAAGTTGATCCGAACCGCGAACCATTAGAAACCTGCCAAACGGCAGTGTCAACTGTGCAAGATCGGGCAGACTGGAAAACCGGCGAACTGATCGCAAGTTGCCACCCGAAATCCTGTTGTGTCAATGGCGTATTCCAGCTAAAACCCGTCATGCGTCCCAGGTCCGTTGGCTGCGACGATTCCCTGCGTGCAGTTGTTTTCCTAGTCGCGAATGCTCGACGAAGTCGGGTATTGTCTCGCCTTGATGCATCGCGACAATCCGCTCGGATAAACCATATGTTCCGTTTCCCCGTTCCGACGCCGACGCGGTCACTTTCTTCTCGGCTCGCATGGTTGACCGTCGGAATAACCGTCACCGCCGGACTGGTCTTCGCGTGGGGTGCAAACCGTGTTCCCGCGAACACGAATTCCGTGCTCGCGTTGCACGAGCCACCACAGCGTGCGTCTCTGACCGGACCCCGCTTTCGGATTGGGAGTTTCAATATCCGTGGTGGCAAGAATCGAGCGAACGAGTTCGATCTCACCCGCACGGTCGAAGCGTTGCGAAAACACCACTTGGACGTGATTGGTCTCAGCGAAGTTCATGGGCACGCGTGGGGAGAGTTGCCGAATCAAGCGGTTGAACTTGGTGAAGCGCTGGATCGGTCCGCTGTCTTCGTGCCCACGGAGCGACGCTATTGGCACGATCATTTCGGCAACGGAGTCCTGACGAATGTGGAACTCGGTGCCATCCATTGGGTTCCGTTACCGGGCACGCAGGGCAAGAAGTTCCGCAATGCGGTCCTCACGAATTTTCAAGTGGGTGAGACGACCGTTCATTTTCTCACGGTCCATCTCGACCGCGTCAAGGACCGTCCTCATCAACTTCGACAAGTCATCACCTTGTTCAATTCCCTCAAGGAACCAGCGATCCTCGTCGGCGATTTGAACACCACTGCTGACGATCCCCAATTGGCTGCGTTGTTGGCTCGTGCCGACGTCCACGACGCGGTTGCGGAAGGGCTGGGTGATCCGGTGGATCGCCGAATTGACTGGATTCTCACACGGGGATTGAAAACCATCGACGCGGATTGCATCGACGAAGGGGCCTCCGATCATCCGCTTGTTTGGGCGGAATTTGAAGTCCTCGAACGCTGATGGCGGAATCAATCGCAGGAGTGTTCGATCCAAGCACGCGATGCTTGAAAGATTGCCGCCAATTGACGACGATGGGACGTTCTGTCAAACGAAATTATCGGTCCCAAAGAACGCCGTCGCCCCTATGATCTGTGTCAGTATTGGTCGGTCTCGACACGAACGCATGATTGACGAACACAAACTCCTCGCCAAGCAGGGGGCGGAGTTGGTGGAATTCCGTGTGGATTGGCTCGGCCGATCACCGGATGTCGTCAAATTATTGAACGAACGCCCAACGCCTTGCGTGATCACATGCCGCCGTCCGGAAGATCGAGGCCGTTGGCGAGGTACCGAAGAACAACGGTTGACAATTCTCCGGTCCGCCATCGTCGCTGAAGCCGATTATGTGGATCTCGAAGAAGATATCGCCGACGACATCAAACGCTACGGGCCAACAAAGCGAATTGTGAGCTATCACAACTTCGATGAAACTCCAGACGACTTGGAAGACATTCACGAACGGCTTTGCGGGAAAGATCCCGACATCGTCAAGATCGTCACGA
This portion of the Thalassoroseus pseudoceratinae genome encodes:
- a CDS encoding TIGR03087 family PEP-CTERM/XrtA system glycosyltransferase, which encodes MADLLYMTHRVPYPPNRGDRIRTYHLLRHLAKDHRIHLACLADEPPSDETRAELDRLCERVAIVPVASKRRWLRGASSFLVGRTVTEGMFHEPKLHEVLRRWQAETVFDAALASSSALSPYLRALHRSAVPCVMDFIDVDSVKWQDYASESVGIKKWLYTREATRLRRVEQDVCGWAKSVTVVSTPEANLLTEMAPMANAHAVPNGVDVDFFTPQLKSEPQRCVFVGAMDYRPNVAGCLWFADHVWPSVLERYPEATFEIVGREPTAAIRNLEQQPGIHVVGTVPDVRPYLHRATVAVVPLSIARGVQNKVLEALAAGKAVIGSPSPVVGLGVEPGVHLLKAETPNEWATAISRVFDDPTLREELGSAGREFVMMHHRWETCLEPMSRLIDDAIPTSSPSATEMALPAQL
- a CDS encoding XrtA system polysaccharide deacetylase encodes the protein MPILAATQTRRRHAFTVDVEDYYQVSGFAKTVPFGDWASYPSRVVENTQRVLSLLERHAVRGTFFILGWVAERHPELVRDIQAAGHEIGCHSYAHQIVYELSPDEFRDDLRRGRDILAEITGEPIVSYRAPSFSITDRSLWALETLAEEGFTIDASIYPIRHDRYGIPRADLVPHRIQTDAGMLWEFPGTCCSWGRFKLPVGGGGYLRLFPRWVTERGLHSIENRHQRVFGVYVHPWELDPDQPRLPARLLTRIRHYRNLNATEHRLERLLERFEFTTISDVLADVAAEQVPVYCSKGLYRG
- a CDS encoding GumC family protein, which produces MTDLPTPNSSAARQASRPTASRGTSRPRPQTAKDTDENAMLNPMRVWHAVRRRWWPILVVGVPLALMVAAAVWKLYPVSFTATAILKVSSVEPRMVFNTAEQPADFDTYRQTQISLLKSKRVMMGVLENPAIGGLPAIQKKQFPVEWLREKVWVSTDDSPEFLKVSMSGQDPEMLANVVNAVTDSFFTNVVNVDRQQRAARLAKLERIFEETNRNAKKERARAKELAEKLGTGDSRALTVKQQMAEEYFAELRQEHAAIRAELMREQVKASAAANMHIAVQATDGDDDSTTKANVIAIQAAAADDIDVQMMAKRVVEIRGVISRYEDIVADRNHPHLVAYRKELRDLELALKKRIELLTYRKRTNAVDGNPALATEFDPELSRLEVLVRQEQVLREEVEKHAKLIEDLGTKSYELESMQTDMKQITDVADRVAEEIETLRVELQSPPRIEVLQPAEPPEILDAGKKQKLSLLAFVGVLGLTALGFLGPELLAQRVATSEEVTQRTGMPMLGQLDAKTLSQCIDSPQESIRNSEVDTIRAVLQRTRDSQSLNTVVVAGTSEDDDAANVAFGLAAAFARAGVPTAIVDCDLAHARHRIQPAKVAVDGFAELLRGEVSVPNVGEDVAENLTWIPVGHVDSQAHERLVTSTSRTVVTELGRRFKLVILKASAFGTSSETALLCELGDGVVLPVRRDQARLPDVEKAVEKLNQLNVPVLGGILTS
- a CDS encoding lysylphosphatidylglycerol synthase transmembrane domain-containing protein, with translation MRFCGQWISKNQNWLKWLVAVGILGFLFTKHGESFRQFEWSRVNPWGFLGAIGLCFFAQVVTYSRWFLLVWAQDLPFSWRDAIRLGFIGYVFNYIAPGAVGGDVVKASLLVKQQPERRLVALATVLLDRIVGLVGLLIVGAAAMSMATPLRDHPQFKYIANTIVWVGIGLSVGILLILHPWTTHDIWVRRLVELPKIGRLFGGVINAVRLYQARWKVVILVILLSCFAHVVTIASVYLAAASVQGIDMIPSFAMHLQLSPPAQLVGVIIPLPGGVGAMEGAMAYLYGLAGSTDSIGFLSGIAYRIVTICVAAIGGVWYFVSRGELPTPQTTPAEAQYADQ
- a CDS encoding outer membrane protein assembly factor BamB family protein, with product MRFNGGVWVAVVVATTTLQGSDWPQILGPNRDGVVPGETITNGWPADGPPVLWERPVGTGFAGIAVSDDIAILFHRVAGKERIEAMNTASGRVLWTSDAPATFQPSYTSDNGPRAVPLIHNNHVYTYGAMGTLRCVTLSDGKTVWSRETFDEYNSKRTRRGEPPEGYFGLGSTPIVADNKLLVNVGGDDANAGIVAFDLKTGKTVWKNTATRASYSSPTAVTLHGQPRVVFATRFEVLAIDPRNGQVAWQFPFGEPGPNVTAANPLIFDDRLFISASYGFGAVYAKVSPNSVEELWRRDDLLSSQYTTSVRLPTETGIHLIGIHGRQDIGRAALRCVDVSTEKVLWEQTDFGYATVLLIKNKLLALKTDGELVLAEVSSAGYRELATAQVLDSTTRALPALVDGKLFIRDTKTLKCLDLSGK
- a CDS encoding endonuclease/exonuclease/phosphatase family protein, translating into MFRFPVPTPTRSLSSRLAWLTVGITVTAGLVFAWGANRVPANTNSVLALHEPPQRASLTGPRFRIGSFNIRGGKNRANEFDLTRTVEALRKHHLDVIGLSEVHGHAWGELPNQAVELGEALDRSAVFVPTERRYWHDHFGNGVLTNVELGAIHWVPLPGTQGKKFRNAVLTNFQVGETTVHFLTVHLDRVKDRPHQLRQVITLFNSLKEPAILVGDLNTTADDPQLAALLARADVHDAVAEGLGDPVDRRIDWILTRGLKTIDADCIDEGASDHPLVWAEFEVLER